Below is a genomic region from Mycolicibacter hiberniae.
ATGCGCAGGTCTACGACGAGGGCTGGTGGCAGGACGCCTTCATGTACGGCCGTGCCTTCACGATTGCCGGCGGCACCAACGAGGTGCTGCGCAATCTGATCGCCGAGCGTGCGCTCGGCCTGCCTCGCTGACCGATCGAGCAAAGGAGACACCATGCCGTTGCAGGACTGGATGAAAGTCATCTCGGTCGACGACCACGTCATCGAACACCCCTTGGTGTGGCAGGACCGGCTCTCGGAATCCGAGCGTGCCGAGGGCCCGCAGATCATCGAGACCGCCGAGGGCCACCATGTGTGGCGCTACGAGGGACAGTTGTATCCGCAGATCGGCCTCAACGCCGTGGCCGGCAAGCCGCCCGCGGAGTACGGCATGGAGCCGGTGCGCTACGGCCAGATGATCCCCGGCTGCTACGACCCGGACGAGCGCCTCAAGGACATGGACATCGACGGTATCCACGGGGCGCTGTGCTTCCCGTCGTTCCCGGGCTTCGGCGGGGGAGTGTTCCAGCGCGCCAAGGACAAGGACTTGGCGCTGTCGTGTGTGCGGGCGTGGAACGACTTCCAGGTCGAGGAGTGGTGCGCGTCGGCTCCGGGCCGGTTGATCCCGTTGGGGATCCTGCCCACCTGGGACCCGCAGTTGGCCGCCGCGGAGGTGGAGCGGCTGGCGCAGATCGGTACCCGGGCGGTGTCCTTCCCGGACAGCCCGGTGCCGCTGGACCTGCCGTCCTTCCACCATCCCACCCACTGGGAGCCGGTCTGGGACGCGCTCGAAGCCGCCGACATGCCGGTCTGCCTGCACTTCGGCTCCGGCGGTTACGTGCCGGGATTCCCCGCCCGCAACCCGTCGCCCGAGGACACGGCGCCGTTCGCGGTGGCCATCGCCACCTTCTCCACCAACCTCATGTGGAGCACCGCCGATCTCGTCTTCTCCGGCATGCTGCAGCGGCACCCGAATCTGAAGTTCATGTTGTCCGAGGGCGGAATCGGCTGGATCCCTTACCTGCTGGAGCGGATGGACTACACCTGGGAGCGGCACCGGTGGTATCAGAAGATCAGCCGCACGGACCGTCCGTCGGATCTGTTCCGCCGGCACTTCTGGGGCTGCTTCATCGACGACGAACACGGGGTCGCGTCCCGGGATGCGATCGGGATCGAGAACATCCTCATCGAGGTGGACTATCCGCACTCGGACTCCAACTGGCCCAACAGTCGCAAGAGAATCGCCGAGACACTACGCGAGGTGAGCGACAGCGACGTACACCGGATCGTGGAACTCAACGCCCGCGAGCTGTTGCACCTCGGTGACCGATGATGGACTCCAGCGGGGGGCGTCCGGAGACCGACGACTATGACCTGCTGACCTTCGGTGAGGTCGCGGCGCGGCTCACCGAGGTGCTGGCCGCCGAGACCGCAGAGCTGGAAAGGCTACGCCGCCAACCCAATCCCGACCAGGCCGCGATGCGGGGAATCGAACAACGCATCGAGCGCCTGAAAGCCGGCGCCCAGCGCTACAGCGAGGAGCAGCGAACCAACAGCGCGTTCGTCCGCCGATACGGCTCACTGACCGCCTCGTCAGACGATCGTCCGCCATGGCGTTGACCAATCGGGAAAACCGGGGAGGGAACCGCCGATGACAGCGGAGCTCCCCTCCCCGCTGGGGGAGGTCCGGGAGTGGACGCACGGCTACGTCGAGCGCCATCCCATCGCATCGCTGAAAACCGTGGGCAGCCAGGCCGCTCTGGGCGTGCGGGCAATGCAATACCTGTTCATCGACATCATCGAGCGCCGGTTCGCCTTCCGTGAGTTCGTCGAGCAGGCGACGTTCATGGCTTCGACCGCGATGCTGCCCACCATGTGCGTGGCCATCCCCATCGGGGTGACGCTGCAGATCCAGTTCGCGCTGCTCGCCGGCCAGGTCGGTGCGACGTCGCTGGCCGGCGCGGCCAGCGGGCTGGCAGTCATCCGGCAGGGCGCCCCACTGGTCGCTGCGCTGCTGATGGCGTCGGCGGTCGGCTCGGCCATCTGCGCCGACCTGGGCTCGCGCACCATTCGCGAAGAGGTCGACGCGCTTGAAGTGCTGGGTATCTCGGCGATCCGGCGCCTCGTCGTGCCGCGCTTGGCCGCGGCGATCACCGTCGGCCTGGCGTTGACCGGTCTGGTGAGCTTCATCGGTTTTCTGGCCGGCTACCTGTTCAACACCTTCGCCCAAGGCGGAGCCCCCGGGAGCTTCGTGTCGACGTTCGCGTCCTTTGCGACCGTCGGGGACCTCGTCGTGACCCTGATCAAGTCGGTGGTCTTCGGTGCGATCGTCGCCATCGTGGCCTGTGACAAGGGATTGACCACCAAGGGTGGTCCCGCGGGGGTGGCCAATTCGGTCAACGCCACCGTGGTGGCCTCAATTCTGCTGCTGATGGTCACCAATGTGCTGTTCACCCAGATGTACGTCCTGATGTTCCCGAAGGCGGCCCTGTGATGGCCGCCCCCTATCTGCCTCCCGGAGTTCGGCCACTGCTCGGCGCCACGACCGCGGTGGCGAACACCGTCATGCGGCTCGGTCACATGCTGACCTTCTTCGCGCACGCCGTCGCGGGAGTGCCGGTGATGCTGACGCGATACCGCAAGGCCTTCCTGATCATCCTGTCCGACGTCAGCTGGGGCAACGGGTCGATTGTGGTGGGCGGCGGCACCGCGGGAGTGATCATCGTGCTGGGGGCCACCGCGGGCGCCATCGTCGGCATCGAGGGGTACCAGGCCCTGCACCTGCTCGGGATGGAACCGGCGGCGGGCCTGTTGTCCTCCACGGTGTCGACCCGAGAGCTGGCGCCGATCATGGCCGCCCTGGCCTTCGCGGCGCAGGCCGGTTGCCGCTTCACCGCTCAGCTCGGTTCGATGCGCATCTCTGAAGAGATCGATGCGATGGAATCACTGGCCATCCGGCCGATCCCGTACCTGGTGACCACCCGGCTGGTGGCCTCCACGCTGGCGATCATCCCGCTGTACATCTTGTGCCTGGTGGTCAACTACGCGACCGTGAAGACCATCGTGACGTTCGCGGGGGGCCTGTCCGGCG
It encodes:
- a CDS encoding MlaE family ABC transporter permease, whose translation is MTAELPSPLGEVREWTHGYVERHPIASLKTVGSQAALGVRAMQYLFIDIIERRFAFREFVEQATFMASTAMLPTMCVAIPIGVTLQIQFALLAGQVGATSLAGAASGLAVIRQGAPLVAALLMASAVGSAICADLGSRTIREEVDALEVLGISAIRRLVVPRLAAAITVGLALTGLVSFIGFLAGYLFNTFAQGGAPGSFVSTFASFATVGDLVVTLIKSVVFGAIVAIVACDKGLTTKGGPAGVANSVNATVVASILLLMVTNVLFTQMYVLMFPKAAL
- a CDS encoding amidohydrolase family protein, which produces MPLQDWMKVISVDDHVIEHPLVWQDRLSESERAEGPQIIETAEGHHVWRYEGQLYPQIGLNAVAGKPPAEYGMEPVRYGQMIPGCYDPDERLKDMDIDGIHGALCFPSFPGFGGGVFQRAKDKDLALSCVRAWNDFQVEEWCASAPGRLIPLGILPTWDPQLAAAEVERLAQIGTRAVSFPDSPVPLDLPSFHHPTHWEPVWDALEAADMPVCLHFGSGGYVPGFPARNPSPEDTAPFAVAIATFSTNLMWSTADLVFSGMLQRHPNLKFMLSEGGIGWIPYLLERMDYTWERHRWYQKISRTDRPSDLFRRHFWGCFIDDEHGVASRDAIGIENILIEVDYPHSDSNWPNSRKRIAETLREVSDSDVHRIVELNARELLHLGDR
- a CDS encoding ABC transporter permease is translated as MAAPYLPPGVRPLLGATTAVANTVMRLGHMLTFFAHAVAGVPVMLTRYRKAFLIILSDVSWGNGSIVVGGGTAGVIIVLGATAGAIVGIEGYQALHLLGMEPAAGLLSSTVSTRELAPIMAALAFAAQAGCRFTAQLGSMRISEEIDAMESLAIRPIPYLVTTRLVASTLAIIPLYILCLVVNYATVKTIVTFAGGLSGGSFEHYFGLVLTGTDVVYSVIKAVVFVLITSTIQCYYGYFAAGGPQGVGVAAGRAMRASISVMIIANLLLTVGLWGIGSGARLGG